From a single Pseudalkalibacillus hwajinpoensis genomic region:
- a CDS encoding glutamate synthase subunit beta, producing MGKPTGFMEYEREPRPERDPFERTKDWEEYTLPMPEEKAKQQGARCMDCGIPTCQTGEMINGITSGCPVYHLIPEWNDLVYQEQWQEALQREHQMNNFPEFTGMACPAPCEGACVLGINEPPVAIRNIELSIIEKGFAEGWVKPEPPAFRTGKRVAVIGSGPAGLACAAQLNKAGHHVNVFERHDRLGGLLTYGIPEMKLPYHKVERRVKLLQEEGITFVTNTEVGKDYPLEKLQQDFDAAVICGGAAKHRDLKIEGRELKGIHFAMDFLHQNTKSLLDSNHKDGNFISAKGKDVIVIGGGDTGTDCLATSVRHQCKSLTQFDIYHKKGDVRKEDNPWPQWPIIHRIEYGQKEAAAVFGKDPRAYAVMTTKFVGDKNGHVKEVHTINVETFIDKNGQRARREVPGTEKIWQAQLVLLAIGFSGPEQGFLKQLGVEMDNRSTVKADYGTFTTNVEGIFAAGDVRRGQSLIVWAINEGRAAARECDRYLMGETELP from the coding sequence ATGGGAAAGCCGACTGGATTTATGGAATATGAGCGGGAGCCACGGCCTGAACGCGATCCCTTTGAACGGACGAAGGATTGGGAAGAATACACACTTCCGATGCCGGAAGAAAAAGCAAAGCAACAAGGGGCACGCTGTATGGATTGCGGCATACCAACCTGTCAGACAGGAGAAATGATCAATGGGATTACGTCTGGCTGCCCCGTCTATCATTTGATACCGGAATGGAATGACCTTGTTTATCAAGAACAGTGGCAGGAAGCTCTTCAGCGGGAACATCAAATGAACAATTTTCCGGAATTTACAGGGATGGCTTGTCCAGCCCCTTGTGAAGGAGCGTGCGTCCTGGGCATTAATGAGCCACCAGTGGCCATTCGGAACATTGAACTCTCCATCATTGAAAAGGGATTTGCAGAAGGGTGGGTGAAACCAGAGCCGCCTGCTTTTCGAACGGGAAAGAGGGTAGCTGTCATAGGTTCAGGTCCCGCTGGATTAGCATGTGCCGCTCAACTCAACAAAGCAGGCCATCATGTCAACGTCTTTGAGCGCCATGACCGGCTTGGAGGTCTCTTGACATACGGGATACCAGAGATGAAACTTCCTTATCATAAAGTGGAGCGCAGGGTCAAGCTGCTTCAGGAAGAAGGAATTACGTTTGTTACAAACACAGAAGTTGGAAAGGATTATCCTTTAGAAAAGTTACAACAAGATTTTGATGCGGCTGTGATCTGTGGAGGAGCTGCCAAGCATCGTGACTTAAAAATAGAAGGAAGAGAGTTGAAAGGCATTCATTTTGCCATGGACTTTCTCCATCAAAATACGAAAAGCCTGCTGGATTCGAATCATAAGGATGGAAATTTTATCTCTGCCAAAGGAAAAGATGTCATTGTCATTGGCGGCGGAGATACAGGTACAGACTGCCTCGCTACTTCGGTTCGCCACCAATGTAAAAGCTTGACCCAGTTTGATATTTACCATAAAAAAGGGGACGTTCGGAAAGAGGATAACCCTTGGCCTCAGTGGCCGATCATCCATCGAATCGAATACGGACAAAAAGAAGCTGCCGCTGTATTTGGTAAGGACCCTCGCGCTTATGCTGTTATGACAACTAAGTTTGTCGGTGATAAAAATGGTCATGTTAAGGAAGTTCATACGATTAATGTGGAAACATTTATAGATAAGAACGGACAGCGCGCCAGAAGAGAGGTTCCCGGGACAGAAAAAATATGGCAGGCCCAACTCGTTCTATTGGCAATCGGGTTCAGTGGACCGGAACAAGGTTTCCTTAAGCAGCTTGGAGTCGAAATGGATAATAGATCTACCGTCAAAGCTGATTATGGAACATTTACTACAAATGTCGAAGGGATTTTTGCTGCTGGCGATGTCCGTCGCGGGCAAAGTTTGATCGTGTGGGCCATCAACGAAGGAAGAGCAGCAGCAAGGGAATGTGACCGCTATTTAATGGGAGAAACAGAGCTGCCCTGA
- a CDS encoding histidine phosphatase family protein: MSTKLYLTRHGETLWNTKNLMQGWKDSPLTDRGINQAKQLSKRLLDVPLDAIYSSTSNRAVHTAEIIKGERPLEVFSFNSLREISFGIWEGKTLEENEKESPEEWLSFWETPHLFSSDNIESFVKVQDRMVKTVRSIVNKNRNENVLVVTHSIALKLLIDYFEKNTLQKLWSTSAIPSASLTLVKTNNEYYEVIYKFDTVHMDESKNSNCS; encoded by the coding sequence ATGAGTACGAAATTATATCTTACACGACACGGAGAAACTTTGTGGAACACTAAGAATCTTATGCAAGGGTGGAAAGACTCTCCCCTAACCGATAGAGGAATAAATCAAGCGAAGCAATTGTCGAAAAGACTATTGGATGTTCCATTAGATGCTATATATTCCAGCACGAGTAACAGGGCAGTTCACACTGCTGAAATAATTAAAGGGGAAAGACCTCTTGAAGTATTTAGCTTCAATAGTCTTAGAGAGATTTCTTTTGGAATTTGGGAAGGTAAGACTTTGGAAGAAAACGAAAAGGAAAGTCCTGAAGAATGGTTATCTTTTTGGGAAACACCACATCTTTTTTCAAGCGATAACATTGAGTCATTTGTTAAAGTCCAAGATAGAATGGTGAAAACGGTAAGAAGTATAGTTAATAAAAATCGAAATGAAAATGTTCTTGTAGTAACGCATTCAATTGCACTTAAACTATTGATAGATTACTTTGAAAAAAATACACTTCAAAAACTATGGTCTACTTCAGCTATACCATCAGCAAGTTTAACTTTGGTGAAAACAAACAATGAGTATTATGAGGTAATCTATAAATTTGATACAGTCCATATGGATGAATCAAAAAACTCAAACTGTTCATAG
- a CDS encoding homocysteine S-methyltransferase family protein, translating to MKRSLEQRLQDGPVICGEGYLFELERRGYLQAGSFVPEVALDNPQALKQTYRDYMLAGSDVVLAFTYNGHREKMRIIGKEDLLEPLNRQAIRLAKEVAQEHPEEEALVAGNISNTNLFNPDDPEAVEKTRSMFAEMIGWCKEEGVDFVNGETFYYYEEALIALEEIQKQNLPAVITFGLMGENILRDGYEVEEACRLLKEKGALVVGMNCFRGPATMQPYVEKIRNTVDGYVGALPIPYRTTEEHPTFFNLPDGSCACTLPTETTFPTSLDPLYTNRYELAEWAKEAHSIGVNYLGLCCGASPAMLREVAETVGRTAENSTYSPDMEKHFLFGSDDTLQDHITSYKTKA from the coding sequence ATGAAACGATCATTAGAACAAAGATTACAGGATGGACCCGTTATTTGTGGAGAAGGCTACTTATTTGAGCTAGAGCGCCGCGGCTATTTACAGGCCGGATCCTTTGTACCTGAAGTAGCCCTGGATAACCCCCAGGCACTAAAACAGACGTATCGTGACTATATGCTCGCAGGCTCCGACGTCGTCTTAGCCTTTACCTATAACGGCCACCGCGAAAAAATGAGAATCATCGGCAAAGAGGATTTATTAGAGCCGCTTAACCGCCAGGCCATCCGTCTAGCCAAAGAGGTTGCTCAGGAGCACCCTGAGGAAGAAGCACTCGTAGCCGGGAACATTTCCAACACGAACCTGTTCAACCCGGATGATCCTGAAGCTGTTGAAAAAACAAGAAGCATGTTTGCGGAGATGATCGGCTGGTGTAAGGAAGAAGGCGTAGACTTTGTGAACGGCGAAACCTTCTATTACTATGAAGAAGCGCTGATTGCTCTCGAAGAAATCCAAAAACAAAATCTCCCTGCCGTGATCACATTCGGTCTGATGGGCGAAAACATTCTGCGAGATGGCTACGAAGTAGAAGAAGCCTGCCGCTTATTAAAAGAAAAAGGCGCTCTTGTTGTGGGGATGAACTGCTTCCGCGGACCAGCAACGATGCAGCCGTATGTAGAGAAAATCCGTAATACGGTGGACGGTTATGTAGGTGCCCTTCCCATTCCTTACCGCACGACGGAAGAACACCCTACCTTCTTCAACCTGCCGGACGGTAGCTGTGCTTGTACACTTCCAACGGAAACAACGTTCCCAACGTCCCTGGATCCGCTCTACACGAACCGGTATGAGCTTGCTGAGTGGGCCAAAGAAGCGCACAGTATTGGTGTGAACTACCTGGGACTCTGCTGTGGAGCTTCTCCGGCTATGCTTCGTGAAGTGGCAGAAACCGTCGGCCGTACAGCTGAAAACTCCACGTATTCCCCGGATATGGAGAAACATTTCCTGTTCGGCAGTGACGACACGCTGCAGGATCACATTACATCTTATAAGACGAAAGCATAA
- a CDS encoding ABC transporter substrate-binding protein: protein MKGKKLISSLLVSSALLSGCSFSSGESSSSEGDQLTIEVFQGKVEFKDQFEDLAEEYEKENPNVDIKISAVGGGSDYAGSLKTKFASGDEPEIFSIAGPTEAANYEQYLSDLSDTKAAELALEGSLDPVTKNGEVHGLPFNQEGYGFIYNKKVFEEAGIKPEEILTYEDLEKAVNELDSQKEQLGLEAVFAFPGKEKWVPGNHLSNVFLAPEFNQQVLKAFTAETVAFEKGKEFQRMIDLQTEYSVQPVLSLDYSQQVEEYFSLQKVAIIQQGNWIYPSVEQMDKAFAEKNIGIMPIPVEGSEGKLPVGIPNYWAVNNNSDEEVIEASKDFIDWMYTSEVGKEAVLKDFKFIPAYEGFDTEKIADPISKEIYQYSSNGDTTGWVFLGYPGVWGDYVGGNVQKYLSDKMTWEQLEEDSKQKWEELRK from the coding sequence TTGAAAGGGAAAAAGCTTATTTCATCTTTACTAGTTTCGAGTGCATTATTAAGTGGTTGCTCATTTTCATCCGGCGAATCAAGTTCTTCAGAAGGAGATCAATTAACTATTGAAGTTTTCCAGGGCAAAGTAGAGTTCAAAGATCAGTTTGAGGATCTGGCAGAAGAATATGAAAAAGAAAATCCAAATGTAGATATAAAGATCTCTGCTGTAGGCGGAGGATCTGATTATGCAGGCTCACTCAAAACAAAATTTGCTTCAGGAGATGAACCAGAAATCTTTAGTATTGCTGGACCAACGGAAGCCGCTAATTATGAACAATACTTAAGTGATTTATCTGATACGAAAGCCGCTGAACTAGCTTTAGAAGGCAGTCTTGACCCTGTTACTAAAAATGGTGAAGTCCATGGCCTTCCTTTTAACCAGGAAGGATACGGTTTTATTTATAACAAAAAGGTTTTTGAAGAGGCAGGAATTAAACCTGAAGAGATTCTAACTTATGAAGATCTTGAGAAAGCGGTTAATGAACTGGATAGTCAAAAAGAGCAATTAGGGCTTGAAGCGGTATTTGCATTCCCGGGTAAAGAAAAATGGGTACCTGGTAACCATCTATCCAATGTATTTCTTGCTCCAGAATTCAATCAGCAGGTGTTGAAGGCTTTTACCGCTGAAACAGTTGCATTCGAAAAAGGAAAAGAGTTTCAAAGAATGATAGATTTGCAAACGGAGTATTCAGTTCAACCCGTTTTAAGTCTTGATTATTCTCAACAAGTAGAGGAATACTTCTCTCTTCAGAAAGTAGCAATCATTCAGCAAGGAAATTGGATTTACCCTTCTGTAGAACAAATGGATAAGGCGTTTGCAGAAAAAAATATTGGTATCATGCCAATTCCAGTTGAAGGGTCTGAAGGAAAGCTTCCAGTAGGAATTCCTAACTATTGGGCTGTCAACAACAATAGTGATGAAGAAGTGATTGAGGCATCTAAAGACTTTATAGATTGGATGTATACTTCCGAAGTCGGTAAGGAAGCCGTTTTGAAAGACTTTAAATTTATCCCTGCTTATGAAGGCTTTGACACGGAGAAAATTGCAGACCCTATTTCAAAAGAGATTTACCAATATTCTTCTAATGGCGATACCACCGGTTGGGTTTTCCTTGGATACCCTGGAGTGTGGGGAGATTATGTTGGTGGCAATGTACAGAAGTATCTTAGCGATAAAATGACATGGGAACAATTAGAAGAAGATTCAAAGCAGAAATGGGAAGAGTTACGAAAATAA
- a CDS encoding putative immunity protein, with protein MFSDVEIKMKKKNKLLFSRDSICLQELKELIQLQNHRTLVMWALDCAKLPLDKFEAKYPDERRPRACLELCEDWARGKIKMPIAKRAILESHAVAKEIDDIEYGTLCQAIGHAGATIHVETHALGLPIYELTAIVNKYGKDDFREPVIEKIYYYYTRLLYWQENTDNLGLNWAGFLLDDDKPNKERLLSEKRDVDQ; from the coding sequence ATGTTTTCGGATGTAGAAATTAAAATGAAGAAAAAAAATAAATTGTTGTTTTCTCGTGATAGCATTTGTTTGCAAGAATTGAAAGAACTTATTCAACTACAAAATCATAGAACTCTCGTCATGTGGGCGTTAGATTGCGCAAAATTACCTTTAGATAAATTTGAAGCAAAATATCCGGATGAACGGCGACCAAGAGCTTGTCTAGAGCTTTGTGAGGATTGGGCAAGGGGAAAAATCAAAATGCCCATAGCAAAGAGGGCTATCTTAGAATCGCATGCCGTAGCAAAAGAAATTGACGACATTGAATACGGCACTTTATGCCAAGCAATTGGTCATGCTGGGGCTACTATACATGTGGAAACACACGCTTTAGGATTGCCCATTTATGAACTGACGGCAATAGTCAATAAATACGGTAAAGATGACTTTCGAGAACCAGTAATCGAAAAGATATATTATTACTATACTCGCCTTCTATACTGGCAAGAAAATACCGATAACCTTGGACTAAATTGGGCTGGTTTTTTATTGGATGATGACAAACCTAATAAAGAAAGATTATTGAGCGAGAAAAGGGATGTAGATCAATAA
- a CDS encoding histidine kinase dimerization/phospho-acceptor domain-containing protein: MKIDIIYHDPNFEELAKEMNNLIDLKKQAEAVKRSTENELKQAISHISHDIRTPMTSILGYTVSRIG; encoded by the coding sequence ATGAAGATCGATATCATCTATCATGATCCTAATTTTGAGGAACTGGCAAAGGAAATGAATAACCTGATTGATCTGAAGAAACAAGCAGAGGCAGTCAAGCGTTCCACAGAAAATGAGTTGAAACAGGCCATATCCCATATTTCTCATGATATTCGAACGCCTATGACATCGATCCTAGGGTATACAGTTTCTAGAATCGGATGA
- a CDS encoding LacI family DNA-binding transcriptional regulator has translation MVTISDVAKRSGLSKSTVSRVINNHPYISKEKRELVQKAMDELGYYPNPAARRLRGHLKSTIGVIVPRIINPFFSYLVNSIEQTAYQNNFQVLIFQSNENKEKELSFLNLLKTRQIDGVIMTSIENDAEIIHSYTQYGPILFCNEYLNNTDVPSIRVDQSQGAYIGIKHLIEKGHTKIAYCTGGLFAEDGKDKDRNQGYQKALNEAGISLNPNWIFIDQHSIEDGKSVLKQILTMDNCPTAIFTGSDEVAAGVMIEANDQGVPIPNGIAVIGFDDQPLAEMLHPKLTTIKQPISLLGEKAVEGLALMMQKNNTMPENIKLPVELITRKST, from the coding sequence TTGGTAACTATTTCAGATGTAGCAAAGCGATCCGGTTTATCAAAATCGACTGTTTCACGTGTAATAAATAATCATCCTTACATATCAAAAGAAAAAAGAGAACTTGTACAAAAGGCAATGGACGAACTAGGTTATTACCCAAATCCTGCTGCAAGAAGGTTACGAGGTCATCTTAAAAGTACAATCGGAGTTATTGTTCCAAGGATTATTAATCCTTTCTTTTCTTACTTAGTTAATTCAATCGAACAAACAGCTTATCAAAATAATTTTCAGGTTTTAATTTTTCAAAGCAACGAAAATAAGGAGAAAGAATTATCCTTCTTAAATTTATTGAAAACAAGACAAATTGACGGTGTAATCATGACATCTATTGAAAATGATGCAGAAATCATTCATTCGTATACTCAGTATGGGCCGATTTTATTCTGTAACGAATATTTAAATAATACAGATGTGCCATCTATAAGAGTTGACCAGTCTCAAGGAGCCTATATTGGCATAAAGCATCTAATTGAAAAGGGACATACTAAAATCGCCTACTGTACAGGTGGCTTATTTGCTGAAGACGGAAAAGACAAGGATCGCAATCAGGGCTATCAAAAGGCCTTAAATGAGGCTGGTATCTCTCTAAACCCAAACTGGATCTTTATTGATCAGCATTCAATTGAGGATGGGAAATCTGTTTTAAAACAAATTTTAACAATGGATAATTGCCCTACAGCCATATTTACTGGCAGTGATGAGGTAGCTGCAGGAGTAATGATTGAAGCAAATGATCAAGGAGTTCCTATACCTAATGGCATAGCGGTAATAGGTTTCGATGATCAACCATTAGCTGAAATGCTCCATCCAAAATTGACAACGATCAAGCAACCAATTTCCTTACTCGGAGAGAAGGCAGTAGAGGGGTTGGCTTTAATGATGCAAAAAAACAACACCATGCCTGAAAACATCAAATTGCCTGTAGAATTAATTACGAGAAAGTCCACATAA
- a CDS encoding sensor histidine kinase, producing MKKEYIETIKNSAGRLKILLEDFFELSIIEQADYPLKMEIVKFNSLIIEALFGFYEEFNRRNIEPEIHIPDNDIMIMVDPSAVKRVVENLVINTIRYSTGDVTIHLRRINSVVQLKISNSVHQLSKQEVNLMFDRFYKADQTRTGSGTGLGLSIAKSLMEKMDGIIYAELKDNQLTMICEWESKYS from the coding sequence ATGAAAAAGGAATACATAGAAACGATAAAAAATAGTGCAGGAAGGTTAAAAATACTACTTGAGGATTTTTTCGAGCTATCGATTATCGAACAAGCAGATTATCCTTTGAAAATGGAGATAGTTAAGTTCAACTCTTTGATTATAGAGGCACTATTTGGATTTTATGAGGAGTTTAATAGAAGAAATATAGAGCCTGAAATTCATATCCCAGACAATGATATTATGATAATGGTCGACCCATCTGCAGTTAAAAGAGTGGTAGAAAATCTAGTTATAAATACAATTAGGTACTCAACTGGAGATGTTACCATCCACCTAAGAAGAATTAATTCAGTTGTTCAACTTAAAATTTCCAACTCTGTTCATCAACTTAGTAAACAAGAAGTAAACCTAATGTTTGATCGCTTTTATAAGGCGGATCAGACAAGGACTGGAAGTGGTACTGGGCTAGGTTTATCAATTGCTAAAAGCTTGATGGAAAAAATGGACGGGATTATTTATGCTGAGTTAAAAGATAATCAATTAACTATGATTTGTGAATGGGAATCTAAATACTCTTAA